A portion of the Bifidobacterium sp. ESL0800 genome contains these proteins:
- a CDS encoding phosphoribosylglycinamide synthetase translates to MSNPRIGLKIASERLAIVRYVFLVQVEDGIATADQRASLEYADAALVGWPEMDADDVVDLDEDGQKTVAERLAAMERYIAEFSRQEAQGGIDAMTDLLIRASECVASVRRLYQPDFPIPTFAEIRRVVQDEYDEDMGKIDTSQHATAEKIEEQTEQADEKREETVTEQSQNEKNAKNKGNGKA, encoded by the coding sequence ATGAGCAATCCCCGTATCGGCCTGAAGATCGCTTCGGAACGGCTTGCCATCGTGCGTTACGTTTTTCTGGTGCAGGTGGAGGACGGCATCGCAACCGCCGACCAACGAGCCTCTTTGGAATATGCGGATGCGGCGCTTGTCGGGTGGCCTGAAATGGATGCGGACGACGTCGTCGACCTTGATGAAGACGGCCAAAAGACCGTAGCCGAACGCCTTGCCGCCATGGAACGCTACATTGCCGAGTTCAGCAGGCAGGAGGCGCAAGGCGGCATCGACGCCATGACCGACCTGCTGATCCGTGCCAGCGAGTGCGTCGCCTCCGTGCGCCGCCTGTACCAGCCCGATTTCCCGATTCCGACGTTCGCCGAGATCCGTCGTGTGGTGCAGGACGAATACGACGAGGACATGGGCAAAATCGACACCAGCCAACATGCCACCGCCGAAAAGATCGAGGAACAGACGGAACAGGCCGACGAGAAACGCGAAGAGACCGTAACGGAGCAATCCCAGAACGAGAAAAACGCCAAGAACAAGGGCAACGGCAAGGCATGA